A genomic stretch from Actinomycetota bacterium includes:
- a CDS encoding response regulator, which yields MSRKKILVIDDEPAVHRLLQIILADEGFDIVGMEGHEGSGNVVSRSKPDLIILDIRMPEVDGLEVLSMLKSDEETSNIPVIILTASGRHGDKEMARRLGAERYFTKPFQPAELLKAIRALCPTRDASHCTG from the coding sequence ATGTCGAGGAAGAAGATCCTGGTCATCGACGATGAACCGGCCGTTCACCGTCTGCTCCAGATCATCCTGGCGGATGAGGGCTTCGACATCGTGGGCATGGAGGGACACGAGGGGTCCGGTAACGTCGTCTCTAGGAGCAAGCCCGACCTCATCATCCTGGACATCAGGATGCCGGAAGTTGACGGACTAGAGGTCCTGAGTATGCTCAAGTCCGACGAAGAGACGAGTAATATCCCGGTGATCATCCTCACGGCGAGCGGCCGCCATGGCGATAAAGAGATGGCCAGGAGACTGGGCGCGGAAAGGTACTTCACCAAGCCATTTCAGCCCGCGGAGCTCTTAAAGGCCATTCGCGCCTTGTGCCCCACCAGGGATGCCAGCCACTGCACGGGCTGA
- a CDS encoding NAD(P)/FAD-dependent oxidoreductase — MKDRYKIAIVGGGPAGSLTAISLCKARPELAGDILLLEARDMPREKVCGGGVAGRVVDRLDSLGISLKKIPAVRITGMRIMYCEREASSVLYGNGSCVVRRSALDSLLLETAKECGVEVRTGAPARGAYRERDGIVLLGGDGSRYRSRVLVGADGVNGKSRTWFGLPARHERTLLLQTDFRRIESDHFLDSSLIMDYTAVMYGIPGYVWVFPSVDEEGAPVFNAGITGLPYRNGVTATLKSVFEEIIRNHPHVHGLAPGAFKYRSYPERVFSPLQVNARDGVIFVGEQLGVDPMTGEGLGVCADSSACAADEIIHAMDTGDYSCGGYSSRLLRSGFFPLYAAGRVFTEFLSERRFPMLLKLIANNNGDSREFILDHYCRIFAGVAEPRSLYSLQLLKEFYNGVRQAISG; from the coding sequence ATGAAAGATAGGTATAAGATAGCCATCGTAGGCGGCGGCCCGGCTGGAAGTTTGACCGCCATTTCCCTTTGTAAGGCCCGGCCCGAGCTCGCCGGGGACATCCTCCTGCTTGAGGCCAGGGACATGCCGCGCGAGAAGGTGTGCGGGGGCGGGGTCGCGGGCAGGGTAGTCGACCGGCTCGATTCCCTCGGCATATCCCTGAAAAAGATACCGGCCGTCAGGATAACGGGGATGCGCATCATGTACTGCGAGAGGGAGGCGAGCTCCGTCCTGTACGGAAACGGTTCCTGCGTCGTCCGCCGCAGCGCTTTGGATTCCCTTCTGCTCGAGACAGCGAAGGAATGCGGCGTTGAGGTCAGGACCGGGGCTCCCGCCAGGGGAGCGTATCGGGAGCGTGACGGAATAGTGCTCTTGGGAGGCGACGGCAGCCGGTACCGTTCCCGCGTATTGGTCGGCGCCGACGGTGTGAACGGCAAGTCCAGGACCTGGTTCGGCTTGCCTGCTCGCCACGAGAGGACGCTGCTCCTGCAGACCGACTTCCGCAGGATCGAGAGCGACCACTTCCTCGACTCATCCCTGATCATGGACTACACCGCCGTGATGTACGGCATCCCGGGTTACGTCTGGGTTTTCCCCTCCGTGGACGAAGAGGGGGCCCCCGTGTTCAACGCCGGGATCACCGGGCTCCCTTACCGGAACGGCGTTACCGCCACCCTTAAAAGCGTTTTCGAGGAGATCATACGGAACCACCCTCACGTGCACGGGCTCGCGCCTGGTGCTTTCAAGTACAGATCCTATCCGGAAAGGGTCTTCTCCCCCTTGCAGGTGAACGCTAGGGACGGGGTGATCTTCGTGGGAGAACAGCTCGGGGTGGACCCCATGACCGGAGAGGGACTGGGAGTCTGCGCCGATTCCTCGGCATGCGCGGCCGATGAGATCATCCATGCCATGGATACGGGCGACTACTCCTGCGGTGGCTATAGCTCACGGCTGTTGCGCTCCGGGTTCTTTCCCCTCTATGCAGCGGGGAGGGTGTTCACGGAGTTCCTCAGCGAGCGGCGTTTTCCTATGCTGTTGAAGCTGATCGCGAACAACAACGGCGACAGCCGGGAATTCATCCTCGACCATTACTGCAGGATCTTCGCCGGGGTCGCCGAGCCTCGCAGCCTCTACTCGCTCCAGCTCCTGAAGGAGTTCTATAACGGCGTCCGGCAAGCGATCTCCGGGTAG
- a CDS encoding enoyl-CoA hydratase/isomerase family protein: protein MKLSDELFDAIRRVPDSTDLKFLVISGAGDNFCAGDDITEMHLWGDANGVMRRVRHYQNMANHLEELDKITISAVDGYAVGGGLEITMACDFVIATERAKWGMPEVDVGITPGWGGTARMARLIGRRRTKEINMLGALHASSRAVEYGLWNRVVPDEMLDAEVDRLLEVLRSKNQQGLRQFKYMINRGVECDLYTAQGFEAFGGVLTAALSGAWQISDADQGAGIIGFDSKGDLWKQRRSLARDFWTD, encoded by the coding sequence ATGAAGCTGTCAGACGAGCTCTTCGACGCCATCAGGCGGGTGCCCGATTCCACTGACCTCAAGTTCCTGGTCATCAGCGGTGCAGGCGACAACTTCTGCGCGGGAGACGACATCACCGAGATGCACCTGTGGGGTGATGCCAACGGCGTCATGCGGCGCGTGCGCCATTACCAGAACATGGCCAACCACCTGGAGGAACTGGACAAGATCACCATCTCCGCCGTGGACGGTTACGCCGTGGGCGGCGGCCTGGAGATCACTATGGCCTGCGATTTCGTCATCGCCACGGAACGGGCGAAATGGGGCATGCCCGAGGTGGACGTGGGCATCACCCCCGGCTGGGGAGGCACCGCCCGCATGGCCCGACTCATCGGGCGCCGCCGTACCAAGGAGATAAACATGCTCGGAGCCCTGCACGCCTCCAGCCGGGCGGTGGAATACGGCCTCTGGAACAGGGTTGTCCCCGACGAGATGCTGGACGCGGAGGTGGACAGGTTGCTCGAGGTCCTGCGCTCCAAGAACCAGCAGGGCCTGCGGCAGTTCAAATACATGATCAACCGCGGCGTGGAATGCGACCTCTATACCGCCCAGGGTTTCGAGGCCTTCGGGGGGGTCCTCACGGCCGCGCTAAGCGGCGCCTGGCAGATATCAGATGCCGATCAGGGCGCCGGCATCATCGGGTTCGACAGTAAGGGCGACCTCTGGAAGCAGCGCCGTTCCCTTGCCCGCGACTTCTGGACCGATTAG
- a CDS encoding 3-hydroxyacyl-CoA dehydrogenase family protein translates to MMRADDVRRAAVIGAGIMGHSIAQVFAQAGIETSLVDVSEETLGKATEKIAANLAVLADSGLAKREDVEGIIGRVHPSTDLADSAADADFVLEAVPEVPEIKKEVFAQLGGACHADVVIASNTSGLDIFEFAEVANPERLVIAHWFAPPHVIPLVEVVPGPATVPETVDFTMSLMERLGKVPVRLQAFTRAFIVNKIQNMIALAVSDLLNSGTATPEDIDKAVKYSLGIRLPIVGVVQTMDFTGLDLVLDIARSYGMGNAIIEEKVEKGYLGAKTSRGFYDYGGRSELEIVEKRDRLYLKMLERLREMNAFDPV, encoded by the coding sequence ATGATGAGAGCTGATGACGTAAGAAGGGCCGCGGTGATAGGCGCGGGCATCATGGGCCATTCCATCGCGCAGGTCTTCGCCCAGGCGGGCATCGAGACCTCGCTGGTGGACGTAAGCGAGGAAACGCTGGGAAAAGCCACTGAAAAGATAGCTGCGAACCTCGCGGTGCTGGCCGATAGCGGCCTGGCGAAGAGGGAAGACGTCGAGGGCATTATCGGCCGCGTCCACCCCTCCACCGACCTCGCGGACTCCGCTGCCGACGCGGATTTCGTGCTGGAGGCCGTCCCCGAGGTGCCGGAGATCAAGAAGGAGGTCTTCGCGCAGCTGGGAGGGGCTTGTCACGCAGACGTGGTTATCGCCAGCAACACCTCTGGGTTGGACATCTTCGAGTTCGCCGAGGTCGCGAACCCGGAGCGCCTGGTGATAGCCCACTGGTTCGCTCCGCCCCATGTCATCCCGCTGGTAGAGGTGGTGCCGGGGCCCGCCACCGTCCCCGAGACGGTGGACTTCACCATGTCTCTCATGGAGAGATTGGGCAAGGTCCCGGTCAGGCTGCAGGCCTTCACCCGCGCGTTCATCGTAAACAAGATACAGAACATGATCGCCCTGGCCGTCTCGGACCTGCTGAACAGCGGGACGGCTACACCTGAGGATATCGACAAAGCGGTAAAGTACAGCCTGGGCATACGCCTCCCCATAGTCGGAGTGGTGCAGACCATGGACTTCACCGGGCTGGACCTTGTGCTCGATATCGCCAGGAGCTACGGGATGGGCAATGCCATCATCGAGGAGAAGGTGGAAAAGGGATACCTGGGGGCGAAGACCTCCAGGGGTTTCTACGACTACGGTGGGCGCAGCGAGCTGGAGATCGTGGAGAAGAGGGACCGGCTGTACCTGAAGATGCTGGAGCGCCTGCGCGAAATGAACGCGTTCGACCCCGTCTAA
- a CDS encoding MBL fold metallo-hydrolase encodes MGLKVTVLGSSGGYAGPGKACSGYLLEGGKGSLVLDLGAGALSNLLKYVPADEVGGLALTHMHYDHYVDIYGLCTARRFWEYDLPPLPLLAPSNAPEVIKGPLQEGSRDEFMRCLDVREAYPGAVYTMAGCEITALPAEHMAAGSFIYRLTCEGQSICYTGDTDFCEALLEQARGVDLLICEATFTSQVPEKMHGHLYAAEAGRAASEAGAVMLLLTHIWPTLSAERALEDARAVFDGRCGVAVEGSAIEL; translated from the coding sequence ATGGGCCTCAAGGTCACGGTCCTCGGCAGCTCCGGCGGTTACGCCGGTCCCGGAAAGGCATGCAGTGGCTACCTGCTCGAGGGTGGCAAGGGAAGCCTCGTGCTGGACCTTGGGGCCGGAGCCCTCTCGAACCTCCTGAAATACGTGCCCGCGGACGAGGTCGGCGGTCTGGCTCTCACACATATGCATTACGACCACTACGTGGACATATATGGGCTGTGCACCGCCAGGAGGTTCTGGGAGTACGACCTGCCGCCCCTGCCCCTGCTCGCCCCATCGAATGCTCCCGAGGTGATAAAGGGCCCCCTGCAGGAGGGCAGCCGGGACGAGTTTATGCGCTGCCTCGACGTGCGCGAGGCTTACCCGGGGGCGGTGTACACCATGGCCGGCTGCGAGATCACCGCTCTCCCCGCCGAGCACATGGCAGCCGGTTCCTTCATATACAGGCTTACGTGCGAAGGGCAGAGCATCTGCTACACGGGTGATACTGACTTCTGCGAAGCCCTCCTGGAACAAGCCCGCGGCGTCGACCTCCTCATCTGCGAGGCCACCTTCACCAGCCAGGTCCCCGAGAAGATGCACGGACATCTCTACGCCGCGGAGGCGGGCCGGGCTGCATCCGAGGCAGGCGCGGTCATGCTCCTGCTCACCCACATCTGGCCCACCCTCAGTGCGGAACGGGCGCTCGAGGACGCCCGTGCCGTGTTCGACGGGCGTTGTGGGGTTGCGGTGGAGGGCAGCGCCATCGAGCTTTGA
- a CDS encoding acyl-CoA dehydrogenase family protein encodes MEEVSIEIRDNRFMHELVSPGDRFLVGLIKDFIEREIIPIRKEMEASTRGDWELMREIERKLVGLGFQGAFLPSEYGGWNLTSALTYCVILDEFGRGEPACIAPLGGGTWAFRPAVFSGNKTLLEDFAPRFLGNEPYVACFAMTEPSGGCNIENLDMKGKGIHTRAELDGDEWVINGAKVWPTNSGDSDVYCVVCNTDPSLGDDGIALIYVPVPIEGYSFGRFEDKAGFRGSHEGDFYFDNVRVPREYRAAGPGEDAILLHDNLIFARLFSAAWSVGIAQGAFDEVMAFTRDRKVAGKPIRQHTVAANILADIAIGIQVGRDSYVNAAYMYDHPEIYGPRHSKYMLSRSTVAKVFCADMAVKATNQAMELMGSYGYATDYNVEKYWRDNKIIQLWEGGVQLGKMDVARGYYEYNQFYENDLYESMQGERRT; translated from the coding sequence ATGGAAGAGGTCTCCATCGAGATCAGGGACAACCGGTTCATGCACGAGCTGGTGAGCCCGGGAGACAGGTTTCTCGTCGGGTTGATCAAGGACTTCATCGAGCGGGAGATCATACCCATCCGCAAGGAGATGGAAGCCAGCACGCGCGGCGACTGGGAACTGATGAGGGAAATAGAGAGGAAACTGGTGGGCCTGGGCTTCCAGGGCGCCTTCTTGCCGTCTGAATACGGGGGTTGGAACCTCACTTCGGCCCTGACATATTGCGTGATCCTGGACGAGTTCGGGAGGGGCGAACCGGCATGCATAGCCCCCTTGGGGGGCGGCACCTGGGCCTTCCGGCCGGCGGTGTTTTCAGGGAACAAGACCCTGCTGGAGGATTTCGCGCCGCGCTTTCTCGGCAATGAACCCTACGTGGCCTGCTTCGCCATGACCGAGCCCTCGGGCGGCTGCAACATCGAGAACCTGGACATGAAAGGCAAAGGGATACACACCCGCGCCGAGCTGGACGGAGACGAATGGGTCATCAACGGCGCAAAGGTGTGGCCGACCAATTCCGGCGACTCCGACGTATACTGCGTGGTCTGCAACACCGATCCCTCCCTGGGTGACGATGGCATCGCCCTCATTTACGTGCCCGTTCCCATCGAGGGATACAGCTTCGGCCGTTTCGAGGACAAGGCCGGTTTCCGGGGCAGCCATGAGGGCGACTTCTACTTCGACAACGTGCGCGTGCCCAGGGAATACCGGGCGGCGGGCCCGGGAGAGGACGCCATACTCCTGCACGACAACCTCATCTTCGCACGCCTCTTCAGCGCGGCCTGGTCGGTGGGGATAGCACAGGGAGCTTTCGACGAGGTGATGGCCTTCACGCGGGACCGTAAGGTGGCGGGCAAGCCCATACGCCAGCACACGGTAGCCGCCAATATCCTCGCCGATATCGCCATCGGCATCCAGGTAGGCCGGGATTCCTACGTCAACGCCGCTTACATGTACGACCACCCGGAGATCTACGGACCGCGCCATTCCAAGTACATGCTCTCGCGTTCGACGGTGGCCAAGGTCTTCTGCGCCGACATGGCGGTGAAGGCCACGAACCAGGCCATGGAACTCATGGGTTCCTACGGTTACGCCACCGATTATAACGTCGAGAAATACTGGCGGGACAACAAGATCATCCAGCTATGGGAGGGCGGAGTGCAGCTCGGGAAGATGGACGTGGCCCGCGGTTACTACGAATACAACCAGTTCTACGAGAACGACCTTTACGAGAGTATGCAGGGGGAGAGAAGAACATGA
- a CDS encoding acyl-CoA dehydrogenase family protein: MAQVSKERKENRFVQDLLSPTDKLLLNTTRDFVEEQIMPVRRELDGNTRSDYKLVEEMQRKLLPLGLQGGFLPEEFGGMGLTSALTTSMLAEEIGRGDASLFCSMAGSILAMRPAIKAGNKDVLEHFAPKFLQEDEVYLGCFGLSEPDSGSDIENPNMRGTRIGCSAAKKGGEWSLNGSKVWLANAGLAGVYCIVASTDPSQGEEGIALIYLEDAADGLSFTGFRDKSGLRGVREGDIEMKDVRAPEAWRAAGAGKDAELLRDNLTFSRLYSGGLAIGMAQGTFDEVLAFTTDRLAAGKPIRQHTVCAAMLADIAINIQVGRDAYINAAYIYDRPETYGEGASPDMLSRASTAKVFCSDAAIKAINCAMEMMGSYGYVTDYYVEKYWRDSKTLQISEGGAQLARFDVVRGFYDFDQFHRNELYEKIRERSRA, from the coding sequence ATGGCACAGGTCTCTAAAGAGCGCAAAGAGAACAGGTTCGTCCAGGACCTCTTGAGCCCCACGGACAAGCTGCTGCTCAACACCACGCGTGATTTCGTTGAGGAGCAGATCATGCCCGTGCGCAGGGAACTGGATGGGAACACGCGATCCGACTATAAACTGGTGGAGGAGATGCAGCGCAAGCTGCTCCCCCTGGGGTTGCAGGGGGGGTTTCTCCCGGAGGAGTTCGGCGGCATGGGACTGACGTCGGCCTTGACGACTTCGATGCTGGCAGAGGAGATCGGCAGGGGGGACGCCTCGCTGTTCTGCTCCATGGCCGGCAGCATCCTGGCCATGAGGCCGGCGATAAAGGCCGGCAATAAGGACGTGCTGGAGCATTTTGCCCCCAAGTTCCTGCAGGAGGATGAGGTGTACCTGGGGTGTTTCGGGTTGAGCGAACCGGACAGCGGAAGCGATATTGAGAACCCGAATATGCGGGGCACCAGGATAGGATGCAGCGCCGCAAAGAAAGGCGGGGAATGGTCGCTCAACGGCTCCAAGGTCTGGCTCGCCAACGCGGGCCTGGCCGGCGTATATTGCATCGTGGCAAGCACAGATCCCAGCCAGGGGGAAGAGGGCATCGCGTTGATCTACCTCGAGGACGCGGCGGATGGCCTGAGCTTTACCGGGTTCAGGGACAAATCGGGCCTGAGGGGCGTCCGTGAGGGCGACATCGAAATGAAGGACGTCCGCGCACCGGAGGCGTGGAGGGCTGCCGGCGCGGGAAAAGACGCGGAACTGCTGCGCGACAACCTCACATTTTCACGCCTGTACTCAGGCGGACTGGCCATAGGGATGGCACAGGGGACCTTTGACGAGGTCCTGGCTTTCACCACCGACAGATTGGCGGCAGGTAAGCCCATACGGCAGCACACCGTCTGTGCCGCCATGCTGGCGGATATCGCCATCAACATCCAGGTGGGCAGGGATGCCTATATCAACGCCGCCTACATCTACGACCGCCCCGAGACATACGGAGAGGGAGCATCGCCGGACATGCTCTCCCGGGCCAGCACCGCCAAGGTATTCTGTTCCGACGCCGCCATTAAGGCCATCAACTGCGCCATGGAGATGATGGGCTCTTACGGGTACGTGACCGACTACTACGTGGAGAAGTACTGGAGAGACTCAAAGACCCTGCAGATTTCGGAAGGGGGCGCACAGCTGGCCCGCTTCGACGTCGTCCGCGGCTTCTACGACTTCGACCAGTTCCACCGCAACGAGCTCTACGAGAAGATAAGGGAGAGGTCGAGAGCATAG
- a CDS encoding LPXTG cell wall anchor domain-containing protein — SDVPPGTYDIEEVLEAGVYTKHVTVITGVVVVSGEETILDEAEGEYFLNYELGSLSGLKYNDVNANGVLDEAIDTPWDGSDIPITVMLFKDGVQIDADVIDSADGTFEFTGLEPGVYEVTEIIPEGKDIKTAADTTLEVTVVSGENTEMVEFFLNYVEAAGPVIIGPEVTPQVQGELPQTGMDMLPLVLAAGLLMLLGLMALMLGLIRFSTSS; from the coding sequence TCTCGGACGTCCCGCCGGGCACCTACGACATCGAGGAGGTCCTGGAGGCCGGCGTCTACACCAAGCACGTGACCGTGATCACCGGCGTGGTGGTGGTCTCGGGCGAGGAGACGATACTCGACGAGGCAGAGGGAGAGTACTTCCTCAACTACGAGCTGGGCTCGCTCTCCGGTCTCAAGTACAACGACGTGAACGCCAACGGGGTCCTCGATGAGGCCATCGACACCCCGTGGGACGGGTCGGACATCCCGATCACCGTCATGCTGTTCAAGGACGGCGTCCAGATAGACGCGGACGTCATCGATAGCGCCGACGGTACCTTCGAGTTCACCGGCCTCGAACCCGGCGTCTACGAGGTCACGGAGATCATACCCGAGGGCAAGGACATCAAGACCGCGGCTGACACCACGCTGGAAGTCACCGTCGTCTCCGGTGAGAACACGGAGATGGTGGAGTTCTTCCTGAACTACGTGGAGGCGGCAGGTCCGGTCATCATAGGACCTGAGGTGACACCCCAGGTCCAGGGTGAGCTGCCCCAGACCGGCATGGACATGCTGCCGCTAGTGCTGGCGGCCGGGCTGCTCATGCTCCTGGGGTTGATGGCCCTCATGCTCGGGTTGATCCGCTTCAGCACGAGCTCATAG
- a CDS encoding SdrD B-like domain-containing protein: MKDLKRWIALLATVALLLLSLTSGFISAAPAVEKEKPGSGHPASEDGKWTKPAEEEEAVPEESPQKDPEKSGEAMDPAPAPAEESPAEVPETAKEPAALTLAVIVSEPPQRTSVTPVLFDPWQSGNAEYECKEAGCTAKYAYKVEGAAPNGTYTTDEGNVITISGSDGYIFNWSSVYSVGCVIVKGGDGANVFYYGASYGDSGLYAPFNTKSPDPDDTHEISHVTFCFNCPVTGSICGTKWKDRDHDGDGDVVVAGVTIELYALDDTSGVPLRTTTTGTDGKYCFNDLPLGDYLVKEVLGSGWYAVNPASGEQIVHLGTSNSTGLGVSCCPPPQPQATADFVNARCCGKICGTKWEDVDGDRKGDVVVAGVTIELYALNDTGGIPLRTTTTGADGKYCFENLPPGDYLVKEVLEPGWCAVDPENGEKIVYLCTSNNVSSTGILCWPPQCPPQCATADFVNARCTGSISGYKYTDVNGDGVLDEGEPGFEGVTVNLKQGDTVVATTVTGADGKFAFSDVPPGTYDIEEVLEAGVYTKHVTVITGVVVVSGEETILDEAEGEYFLNYELGSISGFKISGCDRKPVAGILIELWKDGKKVAEETTDENGEFSFSDLEPGKYLVKEVLTPEQAEEWYFVVPNDGEQEVCLESGENEVVSFVNSPYGRIDGYKFLDEDCDGIMDRGETGIPGVRVWLWSLCGIREAWTDANGYFSFEGLKPGFYKVWLDESTVPPGHYHTTSTWQFVWLCCGSDRRVDFGNAELGSICGYKFHDRNLNGTMDCGEEGIPGVRVWLWSLLGFRQAWTDANGFYCFKNLKPGLYKVWLDESTVPPGHYHTTSTWQFVWLCCGSNKRVDFGNCMNGSISGYKYTDVNGDGVLDEGEPGFEGVTVNLKQGDTVVATTVTGADGKFAFSDVPPGTYDIEEVLEAGVYTKHVTVITGVVVVSGEETILDEA, from the coding sequence TTGAAAGACCTCAAAAGATGGATCGCGCTCCTCGCCACCGTAGCCTTGCTGCTATTGTCGCTTACGTCTGGGTTTATCTCGGCTGCCCCGGCGGTCGAGAAAGAGAAGCCCGGCAGTGGCCATCCCGCATCTGAGGATGGGAAATGGACCAAGCCGGCGGAGGAGGAAGAAGCGGTTCCAGAAGAGTCCCCGCAGAAGGACCCCGAGAAATCCGGGGAGGCTATGGATCCGGCGCCCGCCCCCGCAGAAGAGAGTCCGGCGGAAGTGCCGGAAACGGCAAAGGAACCAGCGGCTCTGACCCTGGCAGTGATCGTTTCCGAACCGCCCCAGAGGACCAGCGTGACCCCAGTGCTTTTCGATCCCTGGCAGTCGGGCAACGCGGAATACGAATGCAAAGAGGCCGGCTGTACCGCCAAATACGCCTACAAGGTCGAGGGTGCCGCCCCGAACGGCACCTACACGACCGATGAAGGCAATGTCATCACCATCTCGGGGAGCGACGGCTATATCTTCAACTGGTCGTCTGTATACTCGGTGGGCTGTGTCATCGTGAAGGGCGGAGACGGTGCCAACGTCTTCTACTATGGTGCTTCATACGGCGACTCCGGGCTCTATGCGCCTTTCAACACGAAAAGCCCCGACCCGGATGACACACACGAGATCAGCCATGTGACCTTCTGCTTCAACTGCCCCGTAACCGGCTCCATCTGCGGCACCAAGTGGAAGGACCGCGATCATGACGGCGACGGCGATGTCGTGGTGGCGGGGGTCACCATCGAGCTGTACGCCCTGGACGACACCAGCGGCGTCCCTCTAAGGACCACCACGACCGGTACGGACGGGAAATACTGCTTCAACGACCTCCCCCTCGGCGACTACCTGGTGAAGGAAGTGCTGGGCTCCGGATGGTACGCGGTGAACCCCGCCAGTGGCGAGCAGATCGTGCATCTGGGGACCAGCAACAGCACAGGCCTTGGGGTCTCGTGCTGTCCGCCACCTCAACCACAGGCGACCGCGGATTTCGTGAACGCCCGTTGTTGCGGGAAGATCTGCGGCACAAAGTGGGAAGATGTCGACGGGGATCGTAAAGGCGACGTCGTGGTGGCGGGGGTCACCATCGAGCTGTACGCCCTGAACGACACCGGTGGTATTCCTCTCCGCACGACCACGACCGGGGCGGACGGAAAGTACTGTTTCGAGAACCTTCCGCCAGGCGATTACCTCGTGAAGGAAGTGCTGGAACCCGGCTGGTGCGCGGTGGATCCCGAGAACGGGGAGAAGATCGTATACCTCTGTACCAGTAACAACGTGAGCAGCACGGGCATCCTCTGCTGGCCTCCGCAGTGCCCGCCCCAGTGCGCGACCGCGGATTTCGTCAACGCCCGTTGCACGGGCTCCATCAGCGGCTACAAGTACACCGATGTGAACGGGGACGGCGTGCTGGACGAGGGCGAGCCCGGCTTCGAGGGCGTGACCGTAAACCTCAAGCAGGGCGACACGGTGGTCGCGACCACCGTGACCGGTGCCGACGGCAAGTTCGCCTTCTCGGACGTCCCGCCGGGCACCTACGACATCGAGGAGGTCCTGGAGGCCGGCGTCTACACCAAGCACGTGACCGTGATCACCGGCGTGGTGGTGGTCTCGGGCGAGGAGACGATACTCGACGAGGCAGAGGGAGAGTACTTCCTCAACTACGAGCTGGGCTCCATCAGCGGTTTCAAGATCAGCGGGTGCGACAGGAAACCGGTTGCCGGCATCCTCATCGAGCTGTGGAAGGACGGCAAGAAGGTCGCCGAGGAGACCACCGACGAGAACGGCGAGTTCTCGTTCTCGGATCTCGAACCCGGCAAGTACTTGGTCAAAGAGGTGCTCACGCCGGAACAGGCCGAGGAGTGGTACTTCGTAGTCCCCAATGACGGGGAGCAGGAAGTCTGCCTCGAGAGTGGAGAGAACGAGGTCGTCAGCTTCGTAAACTCCCCTTACGGCAGGATCGACGGCTACAAGTTCCTGGATGAGGACTGCGACGGGATCATGGATCGCGGTGAAACAGGTATCCCGGGCGTCAGGGTATGGTTGTGGTCCCTGTGCGGCATCCGGGAGGCCTGGACCGACGCCAACGGCTACTTCAGCTTCGAGGGTCTAAAGCCAGGTTTCTACAAGGTCTGGTTGGACGAGTCGACGGTGCCCCCCGGCCATTACCACACCACCTCCACCTGGCAGTTCGTCTGGCTTTGCTGCGGCAGCGACAGACGGGTGGACTTCGGGAACGCCGAACTCGGCAGCATCTGCGGTTACAAGTTCCACGACAGGAACCTGAACGGGACCATGGACTGCGGGGAAGAAGGCATCCCGGGCGTCAGGGTATGGCTGTGGTCCCTGCTGGGCTTCCGGCAGGCCTGGACGGATGCCAACGGCTTCTACTGCTTCAAGAACCTCAAGCCTGGCCTCTACAAGGTCTGGTTGGACGAGTCGACGGTGCCCCCCGGCCATTACCACACCACCTCCACCTGGCAGTTCGTCTGGCTTTGCTGCGGCAGTAACAAACGGGTGGACTTCGGCAACTGCATGAACGGCTCCATCAGCGGCTACAAGTACACCGATGTGAACGGGGACGGCGTGCTGGACGAGGGCGAGCCCGGCTTCGAGGGCGTGACCGTAAACCTCAAGCAGGGCGACACGGTGGTCGCGACCACCGTGACCGGTGCCGACGGCAAGTTCGCCTTCTCGGACGTCCCGCCGGGCACCTACGACATCGAGGAGGTCCTGGAGGCCGGCGTCTACACCAAGCACGTGACCGTGATCACCGGCGTGGTGGTGGTCTCGGGCGAGGAGACGATACTCGACGAGGC